The Poseidonibacter lekithochrous region TATACAATCTTTTAATTTTTCTTGTCTTACTTCATCACTAATTATTCCCTCAGGTCTATCTATTTCAGGAATACTATGATTTTCCTCTTCATAAGGGGTATGTACAATAATTTTATCTCTACGCACTTTATCTATTACTAGATTTTGTGCTATTTTATACAAATAAGCTTTTTGAATTTTAGATTCACTGTTTTTATTTACCTCTAAAACTTTTGCATAAGTCTCTTGTGTTAGATCCTTAGCTAAATTTTTATCTCCAGTAAGTCTTTGAATATAATAAGTTATTTCATCATAATGTTCTAACATTAGTAA contains the following coding sequences:
- a CDS encoding RNA polymerase sigma factor, which translates into the protein MLEHYDEITYYIQRLTGDKNLAKDLTQETYAKVLEVNKNSESKIQKAYLYKIAQNLVIDKVRRDKIIVHTPYEEENHSIPEIDRPEGIISDEVRQEKLKDCIRSLSSQNKKAFILHYYKGYTRKEIAEIMGISTNAVEKNITRATLKIKEQMKKDY